A window from Gossypium raimondii isolate GPD5lz chromosome 7, ASM2569854v1, whole genome shotgun sequence encodes these proteins:
- the LOC105797444 gene encoding uncharacterized protein LOC105797444 has protein sequence MAEGAGEEKKKFSIWDLPDVPMGQLPPHLELQRSRVSCNKDAPIHVDGLSEFMEFTLRALGNSLLLSLSIVENDQPNEKNTIVFKLHVQCKRGSPRITVKSDALKWLPNGSELVKETRNAASDSSSKPETYTYFGCSQETIPEFVKNPIIPKYPDIIIAKLGPGQEIELEAHAAKGIGKTHAKWSPVATAWYRMLPEVVLLEDIEDDLAEELKSKCPVNVFDIEDLGKVTSVHYDLLSIWCKFWHVKLGDIVLGTFPNEEFGCQAGRRRATVALRRVKDHFIFTIESTGALPPEVLFTEAVKILEDECERVITELS, from the exons ATGGCAGAGGGGGcaggagaagaaaagaagaaattttcaatCTGGGATTTGCCAGATGTACCAATGGGTCAACTTCCGCCGCATCTTGAACTCCAACGAAGTCGTGTTTCATGCAATAAGGACGCCCCTATCCAT GTTGATGGTTTATCTGAATTTATGGAGTTTACCCTTAGGGCACTTGGTAATTCTTTACTTTTGTCTCTTTCAATTGTAGAAAATGATCAGCCAAATGAAAAGAACACCATTGTTTTCAAACTCCATGTTCAGTGTAAAAGAGGTAGTCCACGTATTACAG TTAAATCGGATGCATTAAAGTGGTTGCCTAATGGGAGTGAACTGGTTAAGGAAACAAGAAATGCAGCTTCAGATTCATCATCAAAGCCTGAAACATACACTTACTTCGGTTGCAGTCAAGAGACCATTCCAGAATTTGTTAAGAACCCCATTATCCCTAAGTATCCAGATATTATTATTGCTAAACTTGGCCCTGGACAG GAAATTGAACTGGAAGCACATGCTGCTAAAGGCATTGGGAAAACACATGCAAAGTGGTCCCCAGTGGCCACTGCTTGGTATCGGATGCTTCCTGAG gttGTATTATTGGAAGATATCGAAGATGACCTTGCTGAAGAACTCAAAAGCAAATGCCCTGTTAATGTGTTTGATATAGAAGATCTTGGAAAAGTTACTTCTGTTCATTATGATTTGTTGTCTATATggtgtaaattttgg CATGTGAAGTTAGGAGATATTGTTTTAGGTACATTTCCTAATGAAGAATTTGGCTGCCAAGCAGGTAGGAGAAGGGCAACTGTAGCACTGCGCCGTGTTAAAGATCATTTCATAT TCACCATTGAATCTACTGGAGCATTACCTCCTGAAGTTCTATTTACTGAAGCAGTGAAGATTTTAGAAGACGAGTGTGAACGCGTGATAACGGAGCTCTCATGA